In the Ornithinimicrobium pratense genome, GCCAGGTGGCCGCGTGGGAGCGGACGAAGAAGACAGCAAAGAAGTCGGACGAGAACGTGTTCACCATGATGCGGCGCATCGGGCAGGCAAAGGCCGGCCTCGCGGCCGACTACGCCGCGCAGCTCGCCCGCAGCGCGGGCAAGGTCGTCTTCTTCGCCAAGCACATCGATGTGATGGACGCCGCGGAGGCTACCTTTGCCAAGCGGGGCATCCGTTACGCCTCCATCCGCGGCGACCAGAGCGCATCGGCACGGCAGAAGCACATTGACGCGTTCACCAACGACCCGGACGTCGCTGTCGTCGTGTGCTCGTTGACAGCCGCCGGCGTCGGCATCAACCTGCAGGTTGCCTCGAACTTGGTGCTCGCGGAGCTGTCCTGGACCGACGCCGAGCAAACCCAGGCCATCGACCGCGTCCACCGCATCGGGCAGGGGGATCCGGTCACGGCGTGGCGGATCATCGCCGCGCAGACTCTCGACACCAGGATCGCCGAGCTCATCGACAGCAAGGCGGGGCTCGCCGCCCGGGCGCTCGACGGGGCCGACACGGAGATCTCAGATTCCTCCGACGTGCAGCTCGAGGCACTCGTCACACTCCTCGAGGATGCGTTGCGACAGCGGGCCAGCGGGCAGGCATCCTGACGCCGATCCTGCTCCACACCGAGCCTTGATGGCCAGCCGGTAGCGCGCATAGTGTTTCGGGCTGGCTGAGGCCGACGGCAACGGGGCGAGAGGTCTGACCCCGAGCAGGGTTGCCAGCACCTTGCTGCTGGCCCCGCCGCTCCCTGCCGCGGGTGACAACCCACGCATGGGCGATGAGCGGGCGGCCTGCCCTACAGCTTTTCCAGTTTGTGGAAGGGGCTGACGATGCGCAGGGTGCAGGTGCTGAAGTTCACGGTGACCGCTGCCTTCTCGGTGCCGACCACGCGCCCGAGCCCGTAGGACTGGTGCGAGACCCTGTCGTGAAGGTGGAAGGTCTCGATCTCGGGCACGACTTCTGGCGCGAAAGGGCTCGAAGGGAGGTGCCGCCGCCGGGGTCCGGACCGTGAAGTCGTCATCCCTCAGTATGCGCTCTCGAAGGTCCCGCCAGGTCAGCTGGTCCGATGGCAGCACTGTCGCCGGGGCGGGCATGGCGTGGATGACCATTTCCTCGCGGCTGTCACACCCTTGCTGCGCGCAGCGGAACTGGTGGTGGGGTAGGGCACCGGCCCGCCGCCTCACCTGGCCTGACGTCTGTGTCAGCATCGACCTCCCACTCGCCGTCGCACGTACGCTCTACGGCTGCAGGAGTGTCAACCTCTGCTCGGGGCCCCACTCATAGGTGTCGTCGCAGCGGTACCCCCTCAGCCACGCCTCGCCGTCAACGACGCGCAGGTAGAAGCCCTTGAGGTACGCCGCGTCGTCACCGAGCGGTTCGGACACGATGTGGATCGCCCCCCTGGGGCCCGGCCAGCTGACAAGACAGAGTCGGGGGGGCGTTGGTCTGATTCAACGTGGCCAGCCGCAGGAAGGGGTGTTGAGCCGGACGCCCGAGTCGCGAAGAGAGTGCAGGAGGGCGCCTCTTGGCTTCCCACCAACCCGTACCGTGCCGCCCTCTACCCCCAAGACCTCAGCCATAGCGACCATTCTCGCCTGAGCGGAACCTCGTTTCCGGCTCAGTTGATCTCGACCAGATTCATCGGGGTGAGCTTCCCTCTTGTCCTTTGCGGGATCTCCTTGAGTATGCGCATGTAGACGGGCTCGTCGGCGTGACCGTCGAACTCGACCGGGGTCGGGGCGGTTGCGGTGAGCATCGACGCGATCGCCGCGCGGGCGGCGCGCTCTCGGCCGGGGTGCTCAGGTTTGATCTCGATGAGGATGGGCATGAAGGTCCCGTCGAACGGGCCAACGGTGAAGACGGCGGCGACAGGCCCTCCGTCCACGGTGGCGATCCTCGTGCGTTCCAGGTCCAAGTCTTGGGCGAACCGCGCACCGAAGGACTCCCGTGTGGCGTGGACATCCTGGGTCGGAGCCCAGGAGGCATGCATCCGCAGATAGGGAGCCATCCACAGGTCGAGGAGGACATCCATGCTGAAGTGACTGCCGGGCGCCACCTTGGTCTCCTCCTTCTCAGCGAGGTCCAACTGCCTGCGGGCCCAGTCCTGGACCTGGGCGTGCGTCGTGGGGAAGTAGGCGGCAGGCACACTCTGAATCACTCGCGCCCCCGCCGCGGCAGCGGCTGACTCGGCCGGGGTTCCGGGAATGATCCTGAGCATGATGGGCCTCTTGGCTGCGGTGGCGAGTTCACGCAGCAAGGGGGCGCCGTGGCCCTCCTCGCAGTAGAGCTCGGCAGCGTCCTGCGCAGCTTTCGTCCGGGTGAAATGCCGGACGCCGGCGGCGACGAGGCGTCCACCGACTTCTTCCACCAGGCTCACCCCACTCTCGAGGTCCTCATCTGGTGTGAGCCACGGAATAGTCAAGGGGGCGATGTCTGAGGGCAAGGCGGGGCGCACGGTCATTGCCCCATCCTGAAGGGCGGACCATGCAGTTGGGCGACGATTCCGCTCCCTGCGTCGGCCAACTGCCGTGCAGCCGGTAAAGCACCACACGGGTCTCTCCCTGACCGGTTCGAGAAGGGCTCACGCCAGGCAAAGAGGCAGGGCTCAGCGGCCCCGACACAGCGAGCCGAGAGGGCGGCTTCCTACGCCGGTGACCGGGCAGGGGTCAGATGGAGCGCCCCAGCTGGTCCGCGCCGAGCATGCGGCGACGCACCGTGCTGCTGAGCCGCTCGGCCAGCAGCACCACCACGAGGATCATCAGGATGATCGTCAGCGCGGTGTCGAAGGCCCGGACCGTGAACGCCGTCGTGAGCTCCCCGCCGATACCGCCGGCGCCGACCATGCCCAGCACGGTGGCACCCCGGATGGACTTCTCTAGGCAGTAGAGGCTGGTGGCGGTGAACGACGCGAAGGACGCCGGCAGCACCGCGCCGGCCATCACCGCCAGGGACCCCGCGCCGGTCGAGCGGAGCGCGTCGATCGGACCGCGCTCGACCTCCTCGATCCGCTCCGCGAAGAACCGACCGGCGAAGCCGAGGACGTCCACCGCGATGGCCAAGATCCCCGCCATCGGACCGATCCCGACCGACATGACGAAGATCAGCGCCCACACCAGGTCCGGGATGGCACGCAGAGTGGTCAGCACGAACCGCATGGCCACCGCCACCGGGGGCCAAGGGCTGGTGTTGGCGGCGGCCAGCAGTGCCGCCGGGACGCTCAGCACGATCCCGATCACCGTGCCGATGACCGCCATCTCGATGGTCTCCAGCATTGCTGAAGCCAGGGCCGGCGCCCGCTCCGTCGCCGGCGGGAAGGCGCTGTTGAAGAAGTTCCACAGGTTAGACGGACCTCGCAAAAGCCGGTCGAACGAGATGTTCATCCGGTACAGGCCATGACCGGCCAGCGCGAGCAGGAACACCACGATGGCCACGGTGGACCACCGCGGCCGTCGCATCCGCGCGGGCGGCTGGGTCACCGTGGCATAGTCGTTGCGCAGGCCGATACTCATGACGGCAGACCCTCGACGAACGCCGGGACGTCGCCGTCGTCCTCGTCCGCGTAAAGCTCCCGCAGCCAGGAGTCAGGCACCTGCGACATGACGGAGTCGAAGGCGACCGTGCCGTCGCGCAAGGCCACCACCCGCTGCCCGTAGTCGCGCGCCAGCTGCAGTTGGTGCAGGGTGCAGACCAGGGTCATCCCCTCATCCGCAGCGATCTGCCACAGCAGGTCCATCACAGAGCGACCGGCACGGGGGTCGAGCGCCGCGACCGGCTCGTCGGCCAGGATGATCTCCGGGCGCTGCATCAACATCCGGGCGATGGCGACCCGCTGCTGATGCCCGCCGGATAGCTGCTCGGCCCGCCGGTCCGCAACCCCCGCCAGACCCACGCGCTCCAGCGCCTCCATCGCCTCGACCCGCTGCTGAGAGCGGGCGGTGATGGCCATCCAATTCCGCGGGGTGCCCGCCCTTCCGAGTGCACCGTGGATGACGTTGGTGAGCACCGAGAGCTCGCGGACCAGGTTGATCCGCTGGAAGACGATGCCGACGCGCCTGCGCAGGGTCCGCAGCTCACCCGAGGACGCGGTCGTCACCTCGGTACCGAGGACCCGGACCGAACCCGAGGTGGGCTCGACCAGCCTGGTCAGCGACTTCTGCAGAATTGACTTTCCCGCCCCGTTCGCGCCCAGGAGCACTACCGTCTCTCCGGCCTCGACGGTGAGGTCGACGCCGGCCAGGGCGCGGGTGCCGTTGGGGAAGACCTTCGTCAGGCCAGAGACCTCGATGACACGACCGGTCGGGGTGTGCCTAGGGCTCACTCGTCGTCGTCCGGGAGGTCGGTGAACTCCGGGAAGCCGGCGGCGACGAACGCCCGGCGGATCGGGTCGTAGTCGGAGTCGGAGGCTGCGACGAACTCCGAGCGGTCGTACTTGTCGTTCTCGCCGGTGCTCACGATCGCCTCGATCAGCACGTCCTGGTTCTCGACCAGCGTCTCGCGCAGGTAGTCGGCGCAGTCCTGGCCGAGGCCCTCCCGGGCGACGAAGAGGTCATTAGGCAGATCGTTGCCCTCAGCGAGGACACGCACATTCCCCTCGCCCATGAGTTCCTCGAGCTCGCCCAGGTCGTCGATGCCAGAGCCGAGCGCGTCACCATCGCCGGAGGCGAACGCGGCGAGGTGGGTGCCCGACAGCGGCACGACATCCAGCTCGTTGGAGTTGGGGTCGACACCGGCGGCGTCCACCATCTCGAGCGGGCCGAGGTGACCGGCGGTCGAGCCGACCTCCTTGGTGATGAGCTGGGCGCCGCGCAGGTCCTCGATTGACTGGGCGTCGCTGTCCGCGCGGACGTAGATCGCCGGGCGGTACTCCTGACGGGTGACACCCACCAACGGGATGGCGTCCGCCTCGGCCTTGAGCACCACGTACTCGGTCGGGCCGGTGAGCAGCACGTCCAGGTCGTCGTACTCCAGGGCGGTGGCAGCCGCGGTGCGCGAGGACATCGGCTGGAAGTCAACGTCGAGGTCAGTGGCCTCCTCGAGGGCCACGCGGAAGTCCTCGAACTCCACCCGCAGCTCCTCCAGGCCCTCCACACCGGTGTCCGAGAAGCGGAGCGGCTCGGTGCCGCAGACCGCTCCGTCGTCGCCCACCGCAGCCTCGGCCGTGGTGTCGTCCTCACCACCGCAAGCCGCAAGAGTCAACAGCGAGGCGGCGGCTGCGGCGGCAAGTGCCTGACGGGACAGGATGTTCAAGCGCATAGGTCGTCACTCCAGATGGGTGTGGTCGCGACCCCGAGGGTCCGGGGTGAACACGCGGCGATCTGACAAGCACCCTCTCCAAGTGACCTGTCAATGACGTGACGACAAGGTGGCCCCCGGGCAGAACCGAGGTGTCCACTCAGGGGGCCGCTCACAGCGGAACGCTGGAGAGCGCTGCCGATCTGATGCCTGCCGGTGCCACAGGCGGTCCCTGAAGCAGGTCAGGTCGCGTCGGCCGGTCCAGGGGCCGGGTCGACGAGGACCTGGCTGGGCAGCACACGGCGCATGATGTCCGAGATGCTCACAACTCCGTGTGTGCGGTCGGGCTCGGCCACCACGGCCAGCTGCTCGCCCCGTTCCCGCATCCTGGCCAGCGCCTCATAGACCGGCGTCGCCGGGCCCAGCACGAACGGGGCGCGGGCCAGCCGACGGACGAGGTGATGCCTGTCGTAGACGAGCGTGTCGCGCACGTGCACCACACCGGCCGCGCTGCCGTCGTGCGCCGCCAGCAGGATGCGCAGGTGCCCGCTACGGGCCGCCGCGTCCTGCACCTGCGCCACGGTCGCGCCCTCACCCACCGCCGTCGGGTGCTGGGCCGGCGGCACGAGCTCACCCAGGGTCAGCCGCTCCAGGTCGATGACCCGGTTGATCTGCCGCTGGAAGTCGGTCTCCAGGGCCCCGGTCTGCGCGGAGTGCTCTACCAGCTGGCGGATCGTCGCGGCGTCCTGGCCACCGACGGCGGCCCGGTCCACGGGGATGACCCCGCTGGCGGCAACCAGCCGGTTCGCCAGGGCGTTGATGCCATGGAGGAGCGGTCGGACCACCCAGATGAACGCTCGCCCGGCGGGTGAGACCAGCTTGGCGGCCCGTTCGGGGTGGGCGATCGCCCACGACTTGGGCGCCATCTCCCCCACTACCAGGTGCAGGAAGGTCACGAAGAGGAGCGATAGCGCGAACGAGGTGCCGCCCGCCACCCATGCTGGCACTCCCAGGCTGGTGAGGACGGGTCCGAGCCAGGCGTCCATGGCCGGCTTGGTGACCGCGCCCAGGGCGAAGGTGGCGGCGGTGATGCCGAGCTGGGCGCCGGCGAGCATGAGTGTCAGCTCGTTCATCCCGCGCAGCGCGGACCGGGCCGACCGAGAGGTGGGTGCCTCCAGCTCGAGGCGGTGTCGACGCGCGCCCAGCAGCGCGAACTCGATGATGACGAAGAAGGCGCTCGCGACGATCAGCGCGGTCGTCACCAGGACCACGGTCAGCGGGTCCCTCATCGCAGCTCCTCCTCGGTCAGTTCATTGTGGTCCAGGGGCTCCGGACCGGCCTCGTCGGCGGGCCGGGTCAGCAGCCTGACCCGGACCTCGCTCGGGACGTGCCGCTCGACCTCGAGCACCTCCACCGCCAGGCTGCGCAGCACAGGCTCGTCAGCCACCAGCTCGGCCGGGTCCTGAGGCAGCTCGACGGTCACCACCTGCCCGACCTCCGGCAGATCGCCGGTCTCGGCGATGAGCAGGCCCGCGATGGTCTCGAAGTCACCCTGGGGCAGGCGGTGCCCCAGGGCACGCTCCACCTCATCGACATGAACGTCTCCGTCCATGCGCCACTGGTCGTCCTCTCCGCCCACGATCTGCTCTGGCACCTCCGTGTCGTGCTCGTCGGTGATCTCCCCGAGCAGCTCCTCGGCCAGGTCCTCGATGGTCAACACACCGGCGAAGCCGCCGTACTCGTCCACGATGCAAGCCAGCTGCTCACCGGACTCGTCCAGGTCGGCCACCGCTGCCGGCAGGGGCATCAGCGTGGGGAGGATGACGGGTTCGCGCATCACCATGGCCACCCGAGCGTCGGAGTCGGCCGGCAGGCGCAGGACGTCCTGGAGCTGCACCACCCCGACGGGCTGGCCCTCGGCGTCGATCACCGGGTAGCGCGTGTGAGCCTGCGCCATGAGCGCCCGCACGTCCGCCACGCTCATGTCCGGCGGGACCGTGTCGACCCGTCCGCGCGGGACCATGGCGTGCTCGACATCCTGGTCGGGGAAGTCGAGGATCCGGTCCAGCAGCATGGACAGCTCCAGTGGCAGGTCACCGCTGTCCCGGGAGTCGGCGACGATTCGCTCCAAGTCGTCCGCGGTGGCGCTGGTGTCCAGGTCGTGGATGGGCTCGATCCGCACCGCGCGCAGCAGCAGGTTGGCCGACTTGTCGAAGAAGGCGATGAGCCAGCCGAAGACGGTCAGGTAGATCAGGGTGGAGCGGGCCATCCACAAGGCCATCGGCTCGGCGTTGGCGATCGCGAGGTTCTTCGGGTAGAGCTCGCCGAAGAGCATCTGCACCACGGTCGCCACCACCAGCACGCCCACGGTGCCGACCAGGATGCTGACCGACTCCGGCACGCCCGCCCCGCCCAGCAGCACCCCGAGCGCGGATCCGACCATTGGCTCAGCGACATACCCCACGAGCAGGCCGGTCACGGTGATGCCCAGCTGGGCTCCGGAGAGCATGAAGGACGTCCGTCTCGTGACCTTCAGCGCCCGCTCCGCCGCCGGATCACCGTCACGGGCGCGGGAGGCCAGGCGGTTGCGGTCGACCGACATGTAGGCGAACTCCTGGGCCACGAAGTACCCGTTCACCGCGATGATCAGCAAGATCACCGCCACCCCCGCCAGCAGCAGCAGGACAGCCTCGCTCATGCCGTCCGCCGTCGCCGGCGCCACCTACTTCGAGGGCGGTCTTCAGGCGGGGTCGAGGGCTCGTTCATACCCAGAAGATACCCGAGGTACCGGCTGCCGCACGAGCGCTGCACCTCACGGGCGCCTTCGCCGCTCTGGCTCAGTGAGGTGACGTCTCGATCCCAGGCGGTCCGGGGTCGAGGAGAGACTGGTCTCCGCCGCCGGCCGCACCGACACACGCCGCGCCGGCGAAGGAGGTCGGCGTGGGCGCTGCTGGTACAGGTAGCTCACAGGGCTGCACATAACGTCGGACAAGTGGCCATGGTCAAGGCAATGGCACGACATTTAAGGCAATCGTCTGCGATCTCTTGTGCGACGACCCCAAAGGCGATAAATCAACGTGACCTCACCCAAGGACCCGAGCGATATTATTCAAGACCTCTTGCGGTAGTCCGGCAACTTAGTGGCTCGGGCGAGTTAAGTGTGAATCCCGCAGTCACGATTAACCTGAGGCGCAAACTGAACTCCGCCGAGGGAGGTTCGCGTTCACGTACCGGATCAGGTGGCAGCGGACACGTCGACGCACACGACTCCCCTGTTGCCGTCCTGGTCGGCGATCACGGTGTGCGAAGGGGCGTTGCTGTCATCGACGACGGTGCCACCCGCGGCGACGGCGGCAGC is a window encoding:
- the phnE gene encoding phosphonate ABC transporter, permease protein PhnE; translated protein: MSIGLRNDYATVTQPPARMRRPRWSTVAIVVFLLALAGHGLYRMNISFDRLLRGPSNLWNFFNSAFPPATERAPALASAMLETIEMAVIGTVIGIVLSVPAALLAAANTSPWPPVAVAMRFVLTTLRAIPDLVWALIFVMSVGIGPMAGILAIAVDVLGFAGRFFAERIEEVERGPIDALRSTGAGSLAVMAGAVLPASFASFTATSLYCLEKSIRGATVLGMVGAGGIGGELTTAFTVRAFDTALTIILMILVVVLLAERLSSTVRRRMLGADQLGRSI
- a CDS encoding CNNM domain-containing protein, with protein sequence MRDPLTVVLVTTALIVASAFFVIIEFALLGARRHRLELEAPTSRSARSALRGMNELTLMLAGAQLGITAATFALGAVTKPAMDAWLGPVLTSLGVPAWVAGGTSFALSLLFVTFLHLVVGEMAPKSWAIAHPERAAKLVSPAGRAFIWVVRPLLHGINALANRLVAASGVIPVDRAAVGGQDAATIRQLVEHSAQTGALETDFQRQINRVIDLERLTLGELVPPAQHPTAVGEGATVAQVQDAAARSGHLRILLAAHDGSAAGVVHVRDTLVYDRHHLVRRLARAPFVLGPATPVYEALARMRERGEQLAVVAEPDRTHGVVSISDIMRRVLPSQVLVDPAPGPADAT
- a CDS encoding PhnD/SsuA/transferrin family substrate-binding protein produces the protein MRLNILSRQALAAAAAASLLTLAACGGEDDTTAEAAVGDDGAVCGTEPLRFSDTGVEGLEELRVEFEDFRVALEEATDLDVDFQPMSSRTAAATALEYDDLDVLLTGPTEYVVLKAEADAIPLVGVTRQEYRPAIYVRADSDAQSIEDLRGAQLITKEVGSTAGHLGPLEMVDAAGVDPNSNELDVVPLSGTHLAAFASGDGDALGSGIDDLGELEELMGEGNVRVLAEGNDLPNDLFVAREGLGQDCADYLRETLVENQDVLIEAIVSTGENDKYDRSEFVAASDSDYDPIRRAFVAAGFPEFTDLPDDDE
- the phnC gene encoding phosphonate ABC transporter ATP-binding protein, which produces MSPRHTPTGRVIEVSGLTKVFPNGTRALAGVDLTVEAGETVVLLGANGAGKSILQKSLTRLVEPTSGSVRVLGTEVTTASSGELRTLRRRVGIVFQRINLVRELSVLTNVIHGALGRAGTPRNWMAITARSQQRVEAMEALERVGLAGVADRRAEQLSGGHQQRVAIARMLMQRPEIILADEPVAALDPRAGRSVMDLLWQIAADEGMTLVCTLHQLQLARDYGQRVVALRDGTVAFDSVMSQVPDSWLRELYADEDDGDVPAFVEGLPS
- a CDS encoding hemolysin family protein, with protein sequence MSEAVLLLLAGVAVILLIIAVNGYFVAQEFAYMSVDRNRLASRARDGDPAAERALKVTRRTSFMLSGAQLGITVTGLLVGYVAEPMVGSALGVLLGGAGVPESVSILVGTVGVLVVATVVQMLFGELYPKNLAIANAEPMALWMARSTLIYLTVFGWLIAFFDKSANLLLRAVRIEPIHDLDTSATADDLERIVADSRDSGDLPLELSMLLDRILDFPDQDVEHAMVPRGRVDTVPPDMSVADVRALMAQAHTRYPVIDAEGQPVGVVQLQDVLRLPADSDARVAMVMREPVILPTLMPLPAAVADLDESGEQLACIVDEYGGFAGVLTIEDLAEELLGEITDEHDTEVPEQIVGGEDDQWRMDGDVHVDEVERALGHRLPQGDFETIAGLLIAETGDLPEVGQVVTVELPQDPAELVADEPVLRSLAVEVLEVERHVPSEVRVRLLTRPADEAGPEPLDHNELTEEELR